One window from the genome of Mumia sp. ZJ1417 encodes:
- a CDS encoding GNAT family N-acetyltransferase, with protein sequence MQIIELTHDHAGDIVTWSYPEPNGCYDLTGMDPRHFTDLSHGFWALIEGERLIGYRCYGPTARVLGFDYDDEALDIAGGLRPELTGQGLGHSAIATGLAFGAERFAPQRFRVTVAEFNVRALKVVDTLGFAAVDKFESPADGRRYVVLVRDA encoded by the coding sequence ATGCAGATCATCGAGCTCACGCACGACCATGCTGGCGACATCGTCACCTGGAGCTATCCGGAGCCCAACGGCTGCTACGACCTCACCGGGATGGACCCGCGCCATTTCACCGACCTCTCGCACGGATTCTGGGCGCTGATCGAGGGGGAGCGGCTGATCGGCTATCGCTGCTACGGGCCGACGGCGCGGGTGCTCGGGTTCGACTACGACGACGAGGCGCTCGACATCGCCGGCGGGCTGCGCCCCGAGCTGACCGGGCAGGGTCTCGGCCACTCGGCGATCGCGACGGGGCTCGCCTTCGGGGCCGAGCGGTTCGCTCCGCAGCGGTTCCGCGTGACGGTCGCGGAGTTCAACGTCCGCGCCCTCAAGGTCGTCGACACCCTCGGGTTCGCCGCCGTCGACAAGTTCGAGTCGCCCGCAGACGGTCGCCGGTACGTGGTCCTCGTCCGCGACGCCTGA
- a CDS encoding SCO7613 C-terminal domain-containing membrane protein, giving the protein MTYADPLHCPSCGAPAAGVERCPRCGVQLRGERPLRLLGLLAEADRVLAEMRAEAAATAARPAGPSVPSWSPSAAGPAAEAPQQPSSYGAQQPPPWSPRHPAYRASSPRHTWSVGGTLLALGSLCLVVAGFVFVAVGWGSLGLTGRTLVLVALTTAVAGAAAWVTTRRLRASAEALWTVCGLLAAVDVGAGVRAGVLGLDTLDADLLILGFSAVLAVASLGVALWARQWLRRVVAAEVGLVIGLVTGTVAALVVLPVDLRWTLTAASAGLVLATLGLVRLRLTVAAWAVGLCAAGAVPGSAAVLVTAVAISDGAATRWTRGDAPALLLLGAVTAGLAALVARTLEARALTAPATLARAFGGFGAALCLVVVALLGRGVPVEVATLTWVLVPLATAGVGARLSPPGWATGVRATLVPAALPLVGALLATGGAAGLAVAESWLPGWDDDVALRFTTEWGDPVWLVACTWLGAAAVVAVVACWRAAARAPAIRTTSWVVVALLSAGGVVVVGVLLEAPVLVVALSALGVAGAAGATWLVRGSGDLAVAAACTAPPAAVVAVLLPIGSAPAAATVWCAVAMVAALVTVAALSDGRRDAAAVAAGSAAALGVAGVLAWVDVSGAGLRTGALVASGLVVALLASASVPTLPRSLRVPWEIVAGGTACLALVEALDASLGWFSLCLTVLGVAVTVAGILRYDRRPYMVLGTVLLGTAYVTRLAASDVDIVEAYTLPFGLLLLAAGLLRMRHQRGQSSAALLPGLGLALLPSLPATLDDPASVRGLLLAAAGIGLLAVGTVVRQKAPFVVGATLTTLLVVRWAGPFVGDLPRWIPLGAVGLALVLAGATWEARVRDARAVVAYVRTLR; this is encoded by the coding sequence GTGACGTACGCCGATCCCCTGCACTGCCCGAGCTGTGGCGCACCTGCGGCCGGGGTGGAACGCTGCCCGAGGTGCGGTGTCCAGCTGCGAGGAGAGCGCCCGCTGCGCCTGCTCGGCCTTCTCGCGGAGGCCGACCGCGTGCTGGCGGAGATGCGGGCGGAGGCGGCCGCCACGGCGGCGCGGCCGGCGGGTCCGAGCGTGCCCTCGTGGTCGCCATCGGCCGCGGGCCCGGCCGCGGAGGCGCCGCAGCAGCCGTCGTCGTACGGGGCCCAGCAGCCGCCGCCGTGGTCGCCGCGCCACCCGGCGTACAGAGCGTCGTCGCCGCGCCACACCTGGTCGGTGGGCGGCACCCTCCTCGCCCTCGGCTCGCTGTGCCTGGTGGTCGCAGGGTTCGTGTTCGTCGCGGTGGGGTGGGGGAGCCTCGGCCTGACCGGCCGGACCCTCGTCCTCGTCGCCCTCACGACGGCCGTGGCCGGTGCCGCTGCGTGGGTCACCACGCGACGTCTGCGGGCGTCCGCCGAGGCGCTGTGGACGGTCTGCGGGCTCCTCGCCGCCGTCGACGTCGGTGCCGGGGTGCGTGCCGGCGTCCTCGGCCTGGACACCCTCGACGCGGACCTGCTGATCCTCGGCTTCTCCGCCGTGCTCGCCGTGGCCAGCCTCGGCGTCGCGCTCTGGGCACGACAGTGGCTCCGACGCGTCGTGGCGGCCGAGGTCGGGTTGGTGATCGGGCTGGTCACGGGCACGGTCGCCGCGCTGGTCGTCCTTCCCGTCGACCTGCGGTGGACCCTCACGGCGGCGTCGGCGGGCCTCGTGCTCGCGACCCTCGGCCTCGTACGCCTCCGGCTGACGGTCGCGGCGTGGGCCGTCGGGCTGTGCGCCGCGGGCGCGGTTCCGGGCAGTGCCGCCGTCCTCGTCACCGCCGTCGCGATCTCCGACGGGGCCGCAACCCGCTGGACCCGCGGCGACGCGCCCGCGCTGCTGCTCCTCGGTGCGGTGACGGCGGGCCTGGCCGCGCTCGTGGCCCGGACGCTCGAGGCGCGGGCGCTGACTGCACCTGCCACGCTTGCCCGTGCTTTCGGCGGGTTCGGCGCCGCGCTGTGCCTGGTCGTGGTCGCGCTCCTCGGACGTGGCGTGCCGGTGGAGGTGGCCACGCTGACGTGGGTCCTCGTCCCTCTCGCGACCGCTGGGGTCGGTGCGCGCCTGTCGCCGCCCGGGTGGGCGACCGGCGTCCGCGCCACGCTCGTCCCTGCCGCGCTTCCTCTCGTGGGTGCGCTGCTCGCCACCGGGGGTGCGGCCGGTCTGGCGGTGGCGGAGTCGTGGCTGCCGGGCTGGGACGACGACGTCGCTCTCCGGTTCACCACGGAATGGGGCGATCCGGTGTGGCTGGTCGCCTGCACATGGCTCGGGGCGGCGGCCGTCGTGGCGGTCGTCGCGTGCTGGAGGGCAGCGGCGCGCGCGCCGGCGATCCGTACGACCTCGTGGGTCGTGGTCGCGCTGCTGAGCGCCGGAGGGGTCGTCGTGGTCGGGGTGCTCCTCGAGGCGCCGGTCCTGGTGGTGGCGTTGAGTGCGCTCGGGGTCGCGGGAGCGGCGGGGGCGACGTGGCTGGTCCGAGGCTCCGGTGACCTCGCGGTGGCCGCGGCCTGCACCGCACCGCCGGCCGCGGTCGTCGCCGTGCTCCTCCCGATCGGTTCCGCGCCGGCGGCGGCGACGGTGTGGTGCGCGGTCGCGATGGTGGCCGCGCTGGTGACGGTCGCCGCGCTGTCCGACGGGCGCCGCGATGCCGCAGCCGTCGCCGCGGGTTCGGCCGCCGCCCTCGGCGTCGCGGGGGTGCTCGCCTGGGTCGACGTCTCCGGCGCCGGGCTCCGCACAGGCGCGCTGGTCGCCAGCGGGCTGGTCGTCGCGCTCCTCGCGTCAGCGTCGGTGCCCACCCTGCCGCGTTCGTTGCGGGTGCCGTGGGAGATCGTCGCCGGCGGAACCGCCTGCCTCGCGCTGGTCGAGGCACTCGATGCGAGCCTCGGATGGTTCAGCCTGTGCCTGACCGTCCTCGGCGTCGCGGTGACCGTCGCCGGCATCCTGCGGTACGACCGCAGGCCATACATGGTGCTCGGCACGGTCCTCCTCGGCACGGCGTACGTGACGCGCCTGGCTGCCTCGGACGTGGACATCGTCGAGGCGTACACGCTGCCGTTCGGGCTGCTGCTCCTCGCTGCAGGGCTGCTGCGCATGCGGCACCAGCGCGGTCAGAGCTCTGCGGCGCTGCTGCCCGGACTCGGCCTCGCCCTCCTCCCGAGCCTGCCGGCGACGCTCGACGACCCGGCCTCCGTCCGTGGCCTGCTGCTGGCCGCTGCGGGGATCGGTCTCCTCGCGGTCGGCACCGTCGTCCGCCAGAAGGCGCCGTTCGTCGTCGGCGCCACCCTGACGACCCTGCTGGTGGTGCGTTGGGCAGGGCCGTTCGTCGGCGACCTGCCCCGGTGGATCCCGCTCGGGGCCGTCGGTCTCGCGCTGGTGCTGGCGGGGGCCACGTGGGAGGCACGCGTGCGCGACGCGCGCGCCGTCGTCGCATACGTCCGTACGCTGCGCTGA
- a CDS encoding class I SAM-dependent RNA methyltransferase yields MQSPTDERRDLAGTRMELEVGAVAHGGHCVARWDGQVVFVRHTLPGERVVAEITEGREGDRFLRADAVEVLDAAPGRVEPRCPVARPGGCGGCDFQHASLATQRELLGSVVREQLSRLAGIDREVTVRPPLGEAARDGLGWRTRVTFAATEDGTLGLRRHRSHAIVPLDDCPIASRDLPNVLSVRWPASRVTAVAGSDGDALAAAYDVTGGLPAVEATGVLADGATVHGRGWVREVVGDRGFRVGGAGFWQVHPDAATTLVDAVMRAAAPKPGERVADLYAGVGLFSAFLGEAVGTDGVVVSVEGDAQASRDARRNLHDLPQARIVTGDVARVLARGEAGEQCDVVVLDPPRTGARAKVVRAIAALRPRRVVYVACDPAALARDVKTFVELGYTLGDLEAYALFPMTHHVECVATLDLAP; encoded by the coding sequence ATGCAGTCACCTACGGACGAACGTCGCGACCTCGCTGGCACCCGGATGGAGCTCGAGGTGGGTGCCGTCGCTCACGGGGGGCACTGCGTGGCGCGGTGGGACGGCCAGGTCGTCTTCGTCCGTCACACGCTCCCTGGCGAGCGGGTGGTCGCCGAGATCACCGAGGGACGCGAGGGTGACCGCTTCCTCCGTGCCGATGCCGTCGAGGTCCTCGACGCGGCGCCTGGTCGGGTCGAGCCGCGCTGCCCTGTCGCCCGTCCCGGAGGGTGCGGGGGATGCGACTTCCAGCACGCCTCCCTGGCCACGCAGCGCGAGCTCCTCGGCTCGGTGGTCCGCGAGCAGCTGTCGCGGCTGGCCGGGATCGACCGGGAGGTGACCGTACGCCCGCCGCTCGGCGAGGCGGCACGCGACGGTCTCGGATGGCGCACGCGGGTGACCTTTGCGGCGACCGAGGACGGCACGCTCGGGCTGCGGCGCCACCGCTCGCACGCGATCGTGCCGCTCGACGACTGCCCTATCGCGTCGCGCGACCTCCCGAACGTCCTGTCCGTCCGCTGGCCCGCCTCGCGGGTGACGGCGGTGGCCGGCTCCGACGGCGACGCGCTCGCAGCCGCGTACGACGTGACAGGGGGGCTTCCAGCGGTGGAGGCCACCGGTGTGCTCGCCGACGGCGCCACGGTCCACGGGCGCGGCTGGGTGCGTGAGGTTGTCGGCGATCGCGGCTTCCGCGTCGGGGGCGCCGGCTTCTGGCAGGTCCACCCCGACGCCGCGACCACGCTCGTCGACGCCGTGATGCGGGCGGCCGCGCCGAAGCCGGGGGAGCGGGTCGCCGACCTGTACGCCGGCGTCGGACTGTTCTCCGCGTTCCTCGGCGAGGCTGTGGGGACGGACGGGGTGGTCGTCAGCGTCGAGGGTGACGCGCAGGCCTCGCGCGACGCCCGCCGCAACCTGCACGACCTCCCTCAGGCCAGGATCGTCACCGGTGACGTGGCCCGTGTGCTGGCGCGCGGAGAGGCGGGGGAGCAGTGCGACGTGGTCGTCCTCGACCCGCCCCGTACGGGGGCGCGTGCGAAGGTCGTGCGGGCGATCGCGGCGCTGCGCCCGCGCAGGGTCGTCTACGTCGCGTGCGACCCGGCGGCGCTGGCGCGCGACGTCAAGACGTTCGTCGAGCTCGGCTACACCCTCGGCGACCTCGAGGCGTACGCGCTGTTCCCGATGACGCACCACGTCGAGTGCGTGGCGACGCTGGACCTCGCGCCCTGA